The Candidatus Aminicenantes bacterium genome window below encodes:
- a CDS encoding ATP-binding protein, with protein MISRIRSASICGLEVVPIDVEAGFSRGIPGITIVGLPDGAVRESRERIRFAVRHAGYEFPAGTKIVINLSPADLRKEGSSFDLPMAAAVLSHQFRIHNRSRLTDFLYAGELDLDGCLKPIRGALNLAMFARKNELRGVVLPRANAAEAAHVNGIEVYGLNDLRTVMAFLLNQKEFTPESAQIISVCGNTKADFKYIHGQYAAKRVLEIAAAGFHNVMMVGPPGSGKSMLAKSLPSILPGMTREEILETSLIYSVAGLLNRSGGLKSERPFRSPHHTISAVGISGGGKHPAPGEISLAHNGVLFLDELPLFRRSALEVLRQPMEDGCITISRALTSATFPARFMLVAAMNPWFESSPDVSQAGTNMNRRHYHNRISRPLLDRFDLQIEVPRVPVQHIAAGQTAEASSLIRQRVDQARNIQLKRFQKEHAVHIFANGQMENPQIQRHCRLSQEAERFLQTAVERFRLSARAYFRILKTGRTIADLENAAQISSRHIQEALQYRSQPLFND; from the coding sequence ATGATCAGCCGTATTCGCAGCGCTTCGATCTGCGGCCTCGAGGTTGTACCCATAGATGTTGAGGCCGGGTTCTCCCGCGGCATTCCGGGGATCACCATTGTGGGACTACCGGACGGTGCGGTACGGGAGAGCCGTGAACGTATCCGCTTCGCAGTCCGCCATGCGGGTTACGAGTTTCCCGCGGGGACAAAGATCGTAATCAATCTCAGTCCAGCTGATTTGCGCAAGGAAGGATCTTCATTCGACCTTCCCATGGCCGCCGCAGTGCTTTCCCACCAATTCCGCATCCATAACCGCTCACGATTAACCGACTTCCTCTACGCCGGGGAACTCGACCTGGACGGATGCCTCAAGCCCATTCGCGGCGCTTTGAACCTGGCCATGTTTGCGCGCAAAAATGAATTGCGTGGCGTGGTGCTGCCCAGGGCCAATGCCGCTGAGGCTGCTCACGTAAACGGCATTGAAGTCTACGGCTTGAATGATTTGAGAACGGTCATGGCCTTTCTGCTTAATCAAAAAGAATTCACTCCTGAATCCGCGCAAATCATAAGCGTTTGCGGCAACACAAAAGCTGACTTCAAATACATCCACGGACAATATGCTGCCAAACGGGTATTGGAGATTGCAGCCGCCGGATTTCACAATGTGATGATGGTCGGTCCCCCGGGATCGGGAAAATCCATGTTGGCCAAATCCCTGCCATCCATACTACCGGGAATGACCCGGGAAGAAATCCTGGAAACCTCTTTGATCTACAGTGTTGCCGGCCTCCTCAACCGCAGCGGCGGTCTGAAGAGTGAGCGGCCTTTTCGCTCGCCTCACCATACGATCTCCGCTGTGGGCATCAGCGGCGGGGGAAAACACCCCGCCCCTGGAGAAATCTCCCTGGCCCACAATGGTGTTCTGTTCCTGGATGAATTGCCGCTTTTCCGCCGCTCAGCGCTGGAAGTCTTGCGCCAGCCCATGGAAGATGGTTGCATCACCATCTCCCGTGCCCTGACTTCAGCCACATTCCCCGCCCGTTTCATGCTGGTGGCAGCCATGAATCCCTGGTTTGAAAGCAGCCCGGACGTGAGTCAAGCGGGAACCAACATGAACCGGCGTCATTACCACAACCGCATCAGCCGCCCCTTACTGGACCGTTTCGACTTACAGATCGAAGTGCCCAGGGTTCCCGTTCAGCACATCGCCGCCGGTCAAACGGCGGAAGCATCCAGCCTGATTCGCCAACGGGTGGATCAAGCTAGAAATATCCAATTGAAACGCTTCCAGAAGGAACATGCAGTACATATCTTTGCCAACGGCCAGATGGAAAACCCGCAGATTCAGCGCCACTGCAGGCTTTCCCAAGAGGCGGAACGTTTTCTGCAAACAGCGGTGGAGCGCTTCCGCTTAAGTGCCAGGGCCTATTTTCGCATTCTTAAAACAGGCCGTACCATTGCGGACCTGGAAAATGCGGCACAAATCAGCAGCCGTCATATCCAAGAGGCCCTGCAATACCGCTCGCAGCCCCTATTCAATGATTGA
- the ychF gene encoding redox-regulated ATPase YchF: MILTIFGYPKTGKTLLFNLLARQRETVSKFSSSHNELHKAVVDVPDSRLANLAAHFDTPPVFAKIEYLDTGSMGYGEIENSAFVDLLRRGDGLIHIVRGFTDPEIPHPACSVDPQRDIDHMESEIIAVDFVSMDKRREKLETDMRRTGSRELKEEHDLMLRLQEHLEANRPLREYALNEIEASRVRGFSFLSQKPLLHLVNADENNYHQHLKLARPAINQRTVQVFCGRMETELLELDSRERALFQTEFGLSDYQYLRDSFIQTSYELMNLASFFTVGHDETRAWTISRGESAWNAAGKIHGDIQQGFIRAEVISWSDFLSAGGFSQAKEKGKLRLEGKDYPVKDGEIVHFRFNK; encoded by the coding sequence ATGATCCTGACTATTTTCGGCTATCCCAAAACCGGAAAAACACTGTTATTCAATCTCTTGGCCAGACAACGGGAAACCGTATCCAAGTTTTCTTCGTCTCACAACGAGTTGCACAAAGCCGTGGTTGACGTTCCGGATTCGCGCCTGGCAAACCTGGCCGCCCATTTTGATACACCCCCGGTTTTTGCCAAAATCGAATACCTGGACACCGGCTCCATGGGCTACGGTGAAATCGAGAACAGTGCCTTCGTCGACCTGTTGCGTCGGGGAGACGGCCTGATCCACATCGTGCGAGGATTCACGGACCCCGAGATTCCCCATCCCGCATGTTCCGTTGATCCCCAAAGAGACATCGACCACATGGAGTCGGAAATCATCGCGGTGGATTTCGTCTCCATGGACAAGCGCAGGGAAAAACTGGAGACGGATATGCGCCGCACCGGGTCACGTGAATTAAAAGAAGAACATGACCTGATGCTCCGCCTCCAGGAACACCTTGAAGCCAACCGCCCCTTGCGTGAATATGCGCTCAATGAAATCGAGGCGTCCCGGGTAAGGGGTTTCTCTTTTCTTTCCCAGAAACCCCTGCTCCACCTGGTCAACGCAGACGAAAACAACTATCATCAACATTTGAAACTGGCTCGTCCTGCAATAAACCAACGCACTGTCCAGGTTTTCTGCGGCCGCATGGAAACGGAACTGCTGGAATTGGATAGCCGTGAGCGCGCCCTTTTCCAGACTGAATTCGGTCTGAGCGATTATCAATACCTTCGCGATTCATTTATTCAGACCAGCTACGAGCTGATGAACCTGGCCTCTTTTTTCACCGTAGGTCATGATGAAACCCGGGCCTGGACGATTTCTCGCGGCGAATCCGCCTGGAATGCGGCCGGAAAAATCCACGGCGACATTCAACAGGGTTTCATTCGTGCCGAAGTGATTTCCTGGAGTGATTTTCTTTCCGCCGGAGGATTTTCCCAAGCCAAGGAAAAGGGGAAACTGCGCCTGGAAGGCAAAGACTACCCCGTAAAGGACGGCGAAATCGTGCATTTCCGCTTCAACAAGTAA
- a CDS encoding NUDIX domain-containing protein: MVFVGFALARILKHRWNKLRWKRDYKDDEWFDLVDESGRVKGRAPRAICHSTPGLLHAVVHLHVLDDRDRIFLQKRPMCKEIQPGRWDTAVGGHIHSGEKVEDALKREAYEEIGLREFRAVLLGVYRWDSAVESELVYLFLTRHCGPFSVNPDEVDDGRFWRIRQIREQLENGIFTPNFKTEFPWVVENHQKLLA, translated from the coding sequence ATGGTGTTTGTGGGGTTTGCCCTGGCGCGCATTTTGAAACACAGATGGAACAAATTACGCTGGAAAAGAGATTATAAAGACGATGAGTGGTTTGATTTGGTGGATGAATCCGGACGCGTGAAGGGCCGGGCACCACGGGCGATTTGTCATTCTACGCCAGGTTTGCTTCATGCGGTTGTTCATCTCCATGTACTGGATGACCGGGACCGGATTTTCCTGCAGAAGAGACCCATGTGCAAAGAGATCCAACCGGGAAGGTGGGACACTGCGGTTGGCGGACACATCCACTCGGGGGAGAAGGTCGAAGACGCCTTGAAACGGGAAGCATATGAAGAGATTGGATTGAGAGAATTCCGCGCAGTATTGCTGGGCGTCTACCGCTGGGATTCAGCGGTGGAATCGGAACTGGTCTACCTGTTCCTCACACGCCATTGCGGTCCATTTTCTGTAAACCCCGATGAAGTGGATGATGGCAGGTTCTGGCGTATCCGCCAGATCCGCGAGCAACTCGAAAACGGCATTTTCACGCCCAATTTCAAGACAGAATTTCCCTGGGTAGTGGAAAACCACCAGAAACTCCTGGCCTGA
- a CDS encoding phospho-N-acetylmuramoyl-pentapeptide-transferase, which produces MVHWLIDWMGSIPGQRLFGYISFRALLAMLTAFVMGVFLGRHLINIIFQLRFRDRIRDYGDISSRDKEGTPTMGGLIIFLAFLVAVLLWCRLDNMFVGIVVFASFWFVSLGFFDDYLKHMRGHSDAGLSRAAKLFFQAVFGLILAWLVLSPESTPFPAEIARGLFVPFFKNPAVDLGFFYYPFVILTVIAISNSVNFADGLDGLATVPVALLAAVYAIFAYIIGNSVIADYLLYPFVPGSGELVVAMAALVGGLAAFLWFNTYPAQIFMGDTGAMFLGGVIGTTAVMLKKELLFIIAGGIFVLEFLSVFIQDYVGIKWLKRRIFYRAPIHHTFQFLGIAEPKIVIRFWIVSVLFALISLISIKLR; this is translated from the coding sequence ATGGTTCATTGGCTTATTGATTGGATGGGATCGATTCCCGGGCAGCGCCTTTTCGGCTACATCAGTTTCCGTGCCCTTCTGGCCATGTTGACGGCATTTGTCATGGGCGTGTTCCTCGGCCGGCATTTAATCAACATCATTTTTCAGCTTCGTTTCCGTGACCGTATCAGGGATTACGGAGACATATCCAGTCGTGATAAAGAAGGTACTCCCACCATGGGGGGGCTGATTATTTTTCTGGCTTTTCTCGTGGCGGTGTTGTTGTGGTGCCGATTGGACAACATGTTCGTGGGGATTGTGGTGTTTGCTTCCTTCTGGTTTGTTTCCCTCGGTTTCTTTGACGACTACCTGAAGCACATGCGCGGCCACAGTGATGCCGGGCTCAGCCGCGCCGCCAAGTTGTTTTTTCAAGCCGTGTTCGGCTTGATCCTGGCATGGTTGGTCCTGTCCCCGGAAAGCACGCCCTTTCCAGCCGAAATCGCCCGAGGCCTGTTTGTTCCTTTTTTTAAAAACCCCGCCGTGGACCTGGGATTTTTCTATTATCCTTTTGTGATTCTCACCGTGATCGCCATATCGAATTCAGTGAACTTCGCGGACGGACTGGACGGCCTGGCCACGGTTCCCGTGGCTTTGCTGGCGGCGGTTTACGCCATATTCGCTTACATTATCGGGAATTCGGTTATCGCGGATTACCTTTTATACCCATTCGTTCCCGGATCAGGGGAACTGGTTGTCGCCATGGCTGCGCTGGTGGGAGGGCTGGCGGCGTTTCTGTGGTTTAACACTTATCCGGCTCAGATTTTCATGGGGGATACGGGAGCCATGTTTCTCGGCGGAGTCATTGGAACCACTGCGGTTATGCTGAAAAAGGAATTGCTGTTTATTATTGCCGGCGGGATTTTCGTTCTTGAGTTTCTTTCCGTGTTTATCCAGGATTACGTGGGGATTAAGTGGCTGAAACGTCGCATCTTTTACCGTGCGCCCATTCATCACACCTTTCAATTCCTGGGCATTGCCGAGCCCAAGATCGTGATCCGCTTCTGGATTGTTTCCGTGTTGTTTGCCCTGATCAGCCTCATCAGTATCAAACTGCGATAA
- a CDS encoding TIGR04013 family B12-binding domain/radical SAM domain-containing protein, protein MAGFVAYGDYDGDIHTHFLKPKMEFRKSKPTGVLSYPTTQAPVNAAELLRLHMRHAQTASDPACVRMGLMPTPRVFFRITPLTRLSVPLLLNAWETIPGAPVIQVVNGPPDGAGRGDTVLYSFLTTQLPDLHTEILCLREKGVVLVAGGPHAAADPEFMRRIGFHSAITGDGEAALPELARNLEAGLELKPEYTGGRKNDISKWLPYSRSVRTLPPLELMRGCAHNCTYCAVPLSGPLRFRSLDSARDYLEQLHSYGARRVNFISPSALEYRDSHTGTDPLESVADLLATARHIGFRHIEYGIFPSEIRPGSLNREWLRLLREHVSHTRLTLGAQSGCPERLRRLRRGHTPEDVEASVIAANQAGFGVNLDVMVGFPNESLQELITTLNFIRRLHRNHRIHAQVHHFMPLPGTILQHALPSFPGIKGREKLLQMEKDGLITGHWKLGARVARRYLAWVQEHHPCTYERFLTTKETRLS, encoded by the coding sequence ATGGCCGGCTTCGTTGCGTACGGGGATTACGATGGAGACATCCATACACACTTCCTCAAACCGAAAATGGAATTCCGGAAAAGCAAACCCACCGGTGTCTTATCCTACCCTACCACGCAAGCGCCTGTCAATGCGGCAGAGCTTCTCCGCCTACACATGAGGCATGCGCAAACCGCTTCGGATCCGGCGTGTGTTAGAATGGGTCTAATGCCGACTCCGCGTGTGTTCTTCCGGATAACCCCGTTGACGCGACTGAGTGTTCCCCTGCTTCTCAATGCCTGGGAAACCATCCCTGGGGCGCCTGTCATTCAGGTGGTGAACGGACCGCCTGATGGTGCAGGACGAGGCGATACCGTGCTCTACTCATTCCTGACAACCCAGTTACCGGATTTGCATACCGAGATTCTTTGCCTGCGCGAAAAGGGCGTGGTTTTGGTGGCCGGGGGACCTCATGCCGCCGCTGACCCTGAATTTATGCGCCGGATCGGGTTTCACTCCGCAATCACCGGCGACGGTGAGGCGGCGCTTCCCGAACTCGCACGCAACCTGGAGGCCGGTCTCGAGTTGAAACCGGAATACACCGGCGGTCGAAAAAACGACATTTCCAAGTGGCTGCCCTATTCACGCTCTGTTCGCACCTTGCCGCCCCTGGAACTGATGCGGGGATGCGCTCACAATTGCACCTATTGTGCCGTCCCCCTGTCGGGGCCCCTCCGTTTCCGTTCCCTGGACTCAGCGCGCGATTACTTAGAGCAGCTTCACAGCTATGGGGCCAGGCGTGTGAATTTCATCTCGCCCTCAGCGCTGGAATACCGAGATTCCCATACGGGCACAGACCCGCTGGAATCGGTAGCGGATTTACTGGCAACCGCCCGCCACATCGGGTTTCGTCACATCGAATACGGCATCTTCCCCAGCGAGATCCGCCCTGGTTCCCTGAATCGTGAGTGGTTGCGCCTTTTGCGCGAACACGTCTCCCACACCCGTCTTACCCTGGGGGCTCAGAGTGGTTGTCCCGAGCGCTTGCGCCGCCTGCGGCGCGGACACACACCTGAGGATGTCGAGGCTTCAGTGATTGCGGCCAACCAGGCTGGATTCGGGGTGAACCTGGATGTGATGGTCGGCTTCCCCAATGAGTCGCTGCAGGAATTGATTACCACCCTGAATTTCATTCGCCGCCTGCACCGCAATCACCGCATCCACGCCCAGGTTCATCACTTCATGCCGCTGCCGGGAACCATCCTTCAACACGCCTTGCCCTCGTTTCCCGGAATCAAGGGTAGAGAGAAATTGTTGCAAATGGAAAAGGACGGATTGATTACCGGCCATTGGAAGCTCGGCGCCCGGGTCGCCCGCCGTTACCTGGCTTGGGTGCAAGAGCATCATCCCTGTACATATGAACGGTTCCTGACAACCAAAGAGACGCGGTTATCTTGA
- a CDS encoding glycosyltransferase, with the protein MDVSIVIPVRNEAGHIEACLRGVFLQHTSMNMEIIVIDSGSSDGTRERVAHFSGVRLIRQTEADFGHGRTRNLGARLARGKWVTFLNGDAEPVGPNWLENLVRPLRRDHGLAGVFSRHLPRPDCPIYMQRDLLRALPPGTGVVLKQWDSRRPMHFSTVSAAIPRALWKEFPFSESIDIAEDQEWARRMLQAGYRILYEPRSRVFHSHDYSPGEMHRLKRAMSRAIPRFHNRASAWIMGLPLCLGAALMRILGDICFIKKQKPGFFGFFCEIGQAVTARISGFSGRFMGWLIAARYGGNEK; encoded by the coding sequence ATGGATGTCTCCATCGTAATCCCCGTACGCAACGAAGCCGGCCATATCGAGGCATGTTTACGGGGCGTTTTTCTGCAGCATACATCCATGAACATGGAAATCATCGTCATCGACTCCGGGTCCAGCGATGGAACCCGGGAAAGGGTCGCCCACTTCTCCGGGGTTCGCCTCATTCGTCAGACCGAAGCGGATTTTGGTCATGGCCGTACCCGCAACCTGGGCGCCCGATTGGCCCGGGGCAAATGGGTGACATTTTTGAATGGTGATGCCGAACCGGTCGGCCCAAACTGGTTGGAAAACCTGGTACGCCCATTGAGGCGTGATCACGGTTTGGCCGGTGTGTTCAGCCGCCACTTGCCGCGTCCGGATTGTCCCATTTACATGCAGCGGGACCTGCTGCGTGCATTGCCACCGGGCACCGGTGTTGTGCTGAAGCAATGGGATTCCCGAAGGCCGATGCATTTTTCAACGGTCAGCGCGGCAATACCGCGCGCTTTGTGGAAAGAGTTCCCTTTCAGTGAATCCATTGATATCGCGGAAGATCAGGAATGGGCGCGCAGGATGCTGCAGGCGGGGTATCGGATCCTGTACGAACCCCGTTCCCGGGTATTCCATTCGCACGATTATTCACCCGGGGAAATGCACCGGCTGAAACGGGCCATGTCCCGCGCGATCCCCCGCTTCCACAATCGCGCATCCGCCTGGATCATGGGGTTGCCTCTGTGTCTGGGCGCTGCGCTGATGCGGATCCTTGGGGATATCTGTTTTATCAAAAAACAGAAGCCGGGGTTCTTTGGCTTTTTTTGTGAGATCGGCCAGGCCGTTACGGCTCGGATCTCTGGTTTTTCGGGTCGTTTCATGGGCTGGCTGATCGCCGCACGTTACGGGGGAAACGAAAAATGA